In a genomic window of Nomascus leucogenys isolate Asia chromosome 4, Asia_NLE_v1, whole genome shotgun sequence:
- the LOC115834770 gene encoding uncharacterized protein LOC115834770, producing MPQGEGSHAARGGVLGLGEGRGTGTGGISELVPLGGGARRRGAELGASGDGAWLLKEELEEVKGGASGSEAEGDGAQPLGAGLQPVSGVATAPEKGSSSVEGGAAGPGAAPRPPKGGAKEPSEEPGPSNGPGRPRGGGLRGGRAWGRRRPRTPPGEVVWVERARRPADTGPVWVPRRPPRAQSWGGAPGGGTGPGWGVSPEDPGSSEPPSGDVWVPRGRPPAAAAEVLVCWAGGSWVWREWGRPVGATAVQPDRVWTLRKGTGGN from the coding sequence ATGCCGCAGGGGGAGGGTTCTCACGCCGCACGGGGCGGAGTCCTGGGACTCGGGGAGGGACGTGGAACCGGGACGGGTGGGATCTCCGAGCTGGTGCCACTGGGAGGCGGAGCCCGGCGGCGGGGGGCGGAGCTAGGAGCGTCCGGGGACGGAGCCTGGCTCTTgaaggaggagctggaggaggtgaAAGGCGGAGCCTCGGGGTCGGAAGCAGAGGGGGACGGAGCGCAGCCGCTGGGGGCGGGGCTTCAGCCGGTGAGTGGCGTGGCTACGGCTCCGGAAAAGGGGTCTAGTTCTGTCGAAGGCGGGGCTGCAGGCCCGGGGGCGGCACCGCGTCCTCCGAAGGGCGGTGCCAAGGAGCCAAGTGAGGAGCCTGGCCCGAGTAATGGCCCCGGGCGTCCTCGCGGGGGTGGTCTCCGTGGTGGCCGGGCTTGGGGACGCCGTAGGCCGAGAACTCCACCGGGAGAGGTGGTGTGGGTGGAGCGGGCTCGGCGGCCAGCAGACACAGGGCCAGTCTGGGTGCCCCGGAGACCCCCAAGGGCTCAGAGTTGGGGCGGCGCCCCGGGCGGAGGCACAGGGCCAGGCTGGGGGGTATCTCCCGAGGACCCGGGCTCCTCGGAACCACCCAGTGGGGATGTGTGGGTGCCTCGGGGCCGGCCCCCTGCAGCGGCCGCAGAGGTGTTGGTGTGCTGGGCCGGGGGCAGCTGGGTGTGGCGTGAATGGGGCCGCCCAGTCGGGGCAACTGCAGTGCAGCCAGATAGGGTCTGGACTTTGCGTAAAGGGACAGGCGGGAACTGA